The following proteins come from a genomic window of Pseudomonas syringae:
- the pncA gene encoding bifunctional nicotinamidase/pyrazinamidase, translated as MPLSKQPADPRCALLVIDMQYDFMPGGQLAVSDGDALLPLINRLGQRFARVIITQDWHPAGHISFASSHVQRMPFESISLPYGPQTLWPDHCVQGSHGAQLHADLDLPHAQLILRKGCNAHIDSYSAFLEADRTTTTGLAGYLKERGIDTVFVVGLALDFCVAWSAQDARSAGFNTCVIEDACRAIDMNGSLEQAWRTMLSAGVERVKSSELLG; from the coding sequence ATGCCTCTTTCCAAGCAGCCCGCCGACCCTCGCTGCGCCTTGCTGGTGATCGATATGCAATACGACTTCATGCCCGGCGGCCAGTTGGCGGTATCCGATGGCGATGCATTGCTGCCGCTGATCAATCGTCTGGGGCAGCGTTTCGCCAGGGTGATCATCACTCAGGACTGGCACCCGGCCGGGCATATTTCGTTTGCCTCCAGTCATGTGCAACGCATGCCGTTCGAGAGCATCAGCCTGCCCTACGGCCCGCAAACCCTATGGCCGGACCACTGCGTGCAAGGCAGCCATGGCGCGCAGTTGCATGCCGATCTTGACTTGCCTCATGCGCAGTTGATCCTGCGCAAGGGCTGCAATGCGCACATCGACAGCTATTCGGCGTTTCTGGAAGCAGACCGCACAACCACGACGGGGCTGGCCGGTTACCTGAAAGAGCGTGGCATCGACACGGTGTTCGTGGTTGGCCTGGCGCTGGATTTCTGCGTTGCCTGGTCGGCTCAGGATGCGCGCAGTGCCGGTTTCAATACCTGTGTGATCGAAGATGCCTGCCGCGCCATCGACATGAACGGCTCGCTGGAACAGGCCTGGCGAACGATGCTGAGCGCAGGCGTCGAGCGCGTGAAGAGCTCGGAGTTGCTGGGCTAG
- a CDS encoding TonB-dependent siderophore receptor: MRRTLVSLCVIQAVSQAAWADQVTAAQPSIELQNIDIQGSASAESAQGPVDGYRATRSASATRTDTSLHETPQSVSIVTRDAVEDIGATRLQDALDYAGGVGRANNFGGQGLTTFTVRGFTTGEFYRNGFPINRGYPNMPDANTIERLEVLRGPATTLYGRGDPGGTFNVVSKQPLAEPSVTLGSQLNDQGMKRGTLDASGPLDDEGRFAYRLNVVGEGGDTFRDHVETERYGVAPVLSWQVNDATRITFEGDFMRNNAPLDRGLTRYASQTRTASRDTFFGEKSVGKLHNDNNMAQLRFDHDLNADWKLGGGVQILDGSLKGDAIEANGLAADGRTLGRNFNYRKLEWTDRDVQLNLTGHFSAGGFEHTLLTGVEYENYDYKSIIQRSSGAVSAYPIDIFNPVYGQARPALTRTTTHDKENLKTWAAFVQDQVALTERLKLLGGVRVERFEHDYDSFLPGTSSWTASDNAVTPRVGLSYDLTDTVAVYANTARSFKPNSGASRLGGGFKPEEGKSYEIGTKWEALEGQLSVDAAIYQIEKRNVLTTDPVDSTFSVAAGEVRSRGLDLNVVGNLTPEWKMMGSYAYVDAEVTKDNALRSGTRLMNIPEQTFSLLNVYEFQDGVLRGLGLGAGGRYVDQRAGRTANVAFSMDSYTVFDLLAYYKVNSHVKLNLDLKNLFNTEYEEGAFGNVYAYPGAPRTVQMGIAYTL; this comes from the coding sequence ATGCGTCGTACTCTCGTTTCACTTTGTGTCATTCAAGCTGTTTCACAAGCCGCCTGGGCTGACCAGGTCACTGCCGCGCAACCTTCGATAGAGTTGCAGAACATCGACATTCAAGGCAGCGCCAGTGCCGAAAGCGCGCAGGGGCCGGTCGATGGTTATCGGGCCACGCGCTCCGCCAGCGCCACACGTACTGACACGTCTTTGCATGAAACCCCGCAGTCCGTCAGCATCGTGACTCGCGACGCGGTGGAAGATATCGGCGCCACGCGTCTGCAGGATGCCCTCGATTATGCAGGCGGGGTCGGGCGAGCCAACAACTTCGGCGGTCAGGGCCTGACCACCTTTACCGTACGCGGCTTCACGACGGGCGAGTTCTATCGCAACGGCTTCCCGATCAACCGTGGTTACCCGAACATGCCGGACGCCAACACTATCGAGCGCCTTGAAGTGCTGCGCGGTCCTGCTACCACGCTGTATGGCCGTGGCGACCCGGGCGGCACCTTCAACGTGGTCTCCAAACAGCCGCTGGCCGAGCCCTCGGTTACCTTGGGCAGCCAGCTCAATGATCAAGGCATGAAGCGCGGGACACTGGATGCCTCCGGCCCGCTGGATGACGAGGGGCGCTTTGCCTATCGCCTGAATGTGGTGGGCGAGGGCGGTGATACGTTCCGTGATCACGTCGAAACCGAGCGTTATGGCGTTGCACCGGTGTTGAGCTGGCAGGTCAACGACGCCACGCGCATCACTTTCGAGGGTGACTTCATGCGCAACAACGCGCCGCTGGACCGGGGCCTGACGCGTTATGCCAGCCAGACCCGTACAGCGTCACGCGATACCTTCTTCGGCGAGAAGAGCGTGGGCAAACTGCACAATGACAACAACATGGCGCAACTGCGCTTCGATCACGACCTTAATGCAGACTGGAAGCTGGGCGGTGGCGTGCAGATACTCGATGGCTCCCTCAAAGGCGACGCGATCGAGGCCAACGGCCTGGCCGCCGACGGTCGCACGCTGGGCCGTAACTTCAACTACCGCAAGCTGGAATGGACCGACCGCGATGTGCAACTGAACCTGACCGGGCATTTCTCGGCGGGTGGTTTCGAGCACACGCTGCTGACCGGCGTCGAGTACGAAAACTACGACTACAAGTCGATCATCCAGCGCTCCAGTGGCGCGGTCAGTGCGTACCCTATCGACATCTTCAACCCGGTCTATGGCCAGGCCCGCCCGGCACTGACCCGGACCACCACCCACGACAAGGAAAACCTGAAAACCTGGGCGGCCTTCGTGCAGGACCAGGTGGCGCTGACCGAACGCCTGAAATTGCTGGGCGGCGTACGTGTTGAGCGTTTCGAACATGACTACGATTCCTTTCTGCCAGGCACCAGCAGCTGGACTGCCAGCGATAACGCTGTCACGCCGCGCGTCGGCCTGAGCTACGACCTGACCGACACCGTTGCGGTGTATGCCAACACGGCGCGCTCGTTCAAACCCAATAGCGGTGCCAGCCGGCTGGGTGGCGGCTTCAAGCCGGAAGAGGGCAAGTCCTACGAGATAGGCACCAAGTGGGAAGCGCTGGAAGGACAGTTGAGTGTGGACGCGGCGATCTACCAGATCGAGAAGCGTAACGTGCTGACCACCGATCCGGTCGATTCAACGTTCAGTGTGGCGGCAGGCGAGGTGCGCAGCCGTGGCCTGGACCTCAACGTGGTCGGCAACCTGACGCCCGAGTGGAAGATGATGGGCAGCTACGCCTACGTCGACGCCGAAGTGACCAAGGACAATGCGCTGCGCTCGGGTACACGCTTGATGAATATCCCCGAACAGACCTTCAGCCTGCTCAACGTCTACGAATTTCAGGACGGTGTGCTGCGCGGCCTGGGTCTGGGGGCTGGCGGTCGCTACGTTGACCAGCGCGCCGGGCGTACGGCCAACGTTGCTTTTTCGATGGACAGCTACACCGTGTTCGACCTGCTGGCCTACTACAAGGTCAATTCGCACGTAAAACTCAACCTGGACCTGAAGAACCTCTTCAATACCGAGTATGAGGAAGGTGCGTTTGGTAACGTCTACGCGTATCCGGGCGCTCCGCGGACGGTGCAGATGGGCATTGCCTATACGTTGTGA
- a CDS encoding efflux RND transporter periplasmic adaptor subunit — translation MTLSLATRLRSLCRACGFFRPLHASAFQPGLVLGLVSLLSLSACSAGKPADKALVRVAVLPVTATQITSSVVLTGDIQARKVTEQSFRVSGKLVKRYVDVGDRVRANQLLARLDPREQKTDLASVNADVAVRESRLRLAEQNYQRQQILLPKGYTNLSEHQKARSGLESARADLAALQAQRANARDQVGYTELVAVADGVITARHAEEGQVVQAATPVFSLAHDGEREAVFSAYESLLPTDHTGGAISVSPVGQPDIRLTGVIREITPIVSASNGTLRVRVALPDNAAALALGSVVSAHLETISQPAFALPWSALSRTKGEPAVWLVDAQAKVRLARVKVLRYEQGQVLVSAGLAEGDQVVSRGLQFLYAGQKVEVAERASVHRDASLARSLSSPEATR, via the coding sequence ATGACTCTTTCTCTTGCAACGCGCTTGCGTTCGTTGTGCCGTGCCTGCGGATTTTTTCGGCCGTTGCACGCGTCCGCCTTTCAACCCGGCCTTGTGCTGGGGCTCGTTTCGCTGCTCTCGCTCAGCGCCTGTTCTGCAGGAAAACCCGCAGATAAAGCGCTGGTACGGGTCGCGGTGCTGCCTGTGACAGCCACGCAGATCACCAGCAGCGTGGTCCTGACCGGCGATATTCAGGCGCGCAAGGTGACCGAGCAATCCTTTCGTGTGTCCGGCAAGCTGGTAAAACGCTACGTTGACGTCGGGGACCGGGTGCGGGCCAATCAACTGCTTGCCAGGCTGGACCCTCGCGAACAAAAGACTGATCTGGCCTCTGTCAACGCCGACGTGGCGGTCAGGGAATCACGCTTGCGCCTCGCGGAACAGAATTATCAGCGTCAGCAAATACTGCTGCCCAAGGGCTATACCAACCTCAGCGAACATCAGAAAGCCCGTTCGGGCCTGGAAAGCGCTCGCGCAGATCTTGCCGCACTGCAAGCGCAACGGGCCAACGCGCGTGATCAGGTGGGTTACACCGAACTGGTCGCGGTAGCCGATGGTGTCATCACCGCCCGGCATGCCGAAGAAGGCCAGGTGGTGCAAGCCGCCACACCGGTTTTCAGCCTCGCCCACGACGGCGAGCGCGAGGCCGTGTTCTCCGCCTATGAGTCGCTGTTGCCCACCGATCACACCGGCGGAGCGATCTCGGTGAGCCCGGTGGGTCAGCCGGATATCCGGTTGACCGGTGTGATCCGCGAAATCACGCCCATTGTGTCTGCCAGCAACGGTACGTTGCGGGTGCGCGTGGCCTTGCCGGACAACGCAGCTGCGCTTGCGCTGGGCAGTGTGGTCAGCGCACACCTGGAAACTATCTCTCAGCCAGCGTTTGCCCTGCCCTGGTCGGCCTTGAGCCGCACCAAAGGGGAGCCGGCGGTGTGGCTGGTCGATGCGCAGGCAAAAGTCAGGCTGGCGCGTGTGAAAGTGTTGCGTTACGAACAGGGCCAGGTGCTTGTATCGGCAGGTCTGGCCGAGGGTGATCAAGTGGTTTCCCGAGGGCTGCAATTTCTCTATGCCGGGCAAAAGGTCGAGGTGGCCGAGCGAGCTTCGGTCCATAGGGACGCCTCATTGGCGCGCTCTCTATCGAGCCCGGAGGCAACACGATGA
- a CDS encoding alpha/beta fold hydrolase — protein MAARAEKAVFNRGIDIGWEAIMGAQSKILSVGEYKVYTETYWRSSDAKTILLVNGALSTTGSFGQTVKYLQPHYNLVLFDLPFSGQSRAHNSDDMIVSKEDEVNILLQLIDLYQVNYLLSVSWGGVSALLALAECPASVEKAIISSFSPVLNEPMLDYIDNAQVYLAAREKRKIGALLNDTVGKYLPRLFKLYNYKHLISLAEHEYAQIDFHISQIRTLSASNYVERFSSIKIPVLFINGEKDEYTTVEDARMFSNYIAKSSFNVVPDTGHFLDLESKAAWHHSQKTALQFLGTEARTEVWPSVTAMA, from the coding sequence ATGGCTGCCCGAGCAGAGAAAGCTGTATTTAATCGTGGGATCGACATCGGCTGGGAGGCTATTATGGGCGCACAATCAAAGATTTTAAGCGTAGGTGAGTACAAGGTTTATACCGAGACTTACTGGAGAAGCAGCGACGCCAAAACCATCTTGCTGGTCAACGGCGCATTGTCCACAACAGGCTCTTTCGGACAGACCGTCAAGTACCTGCAACCGCACTACAACCTGGTTCTCTTCGACCTGCCCTTTTCCGGACAATCCCGGGCGCACAACTCGGATGACATGATTGTCAGCAAGGAAGATGAAGTAAACATCCTCCTTCAACTGATCGATCTGTATCAGGTCAACTACCTGCTTTCTGTGTCGTGGGGCGGCGTATCAGCCTTGCTGGCGCTTGCCGAATGCCCGGCATCCGTGGAAAAGGCGATCATCAGCTCGTTTTCGCCGGTCCTCAACGAACCGATGCTCGACTACATCGACAATGCTCAGGTGTACCTCGCCGCACGCGAGAAACGCAAGATCGGCGCGCTGCTTAACGACACGGTCGGCAAGTACTTACCCCGCCTGTTCAAGCTCTACAACTACAAGCACCTGATCAGCCTTGCCGAACATGAGTACGCGCAGATCGACTTCCATATCAGCCAGATTCGCACACTAAGCGCCAGTAACTACGTCGAGCGTTTTTCGTCGATCAAGATCCCGGTGCTGTTCATCAACGGCGAGAAGGATGAATACACCACCGTCGAAGATGCACGCATGTTCTCCAACTACATCGCCAAGAGTAGTTTCAACGTCGTGCCGGACACCGGGCACTTTCTGGACCTGGAAAGCAAGGCGGCCTGGCACCACTCGCAAAAGACTGCGCTGCAATTTCTGGGCACCGAAGCCAGAACCGAAGTATGGCCAAGCGTCACTGCGATGGCATGA
- a CDS encoding response regulator transcription factor, which produces MTRILAIEDDAITAKEIVTELSSHGLEVDWVDNGRDGLARAVSGDYDLITLDRMLPEMDGLTIVTHLRAQGISTPILMISALSDVDERVRGLRAGGDDYLPKPFASDEMAARVEVLLRRSNPVSAAKTVLQVADLELNLITREACRGGEPLILLPTEFKLLEFLMRNSGQIITRMMIFQEVWGYHFDPGTNLIDVHIGRLRKKIDQPGTAQLIQTVRGSGYVIAEPV; this is translated from the coding sequence ATGACCCGAATTCTGGCTATCGAAGATGATGCCATCACCGCCAAGGAAATCGTCACCGAACTCAGCAGCCACGGGCTGGAAGTGGACTGGGTCGACAATGGCCGTGATGGCCTGGCGCGTGCAGTGAGTGGCGATTACGACCTTATTACCCTGGACCGCATGCTGCCGGAGATGGATGGTCTGACCATCGTCACCCACCTGCGGGCTCAGGGTATTTCCACCCCCATTCTGATGATCAGCGCCTTGTCCGATGTGGACGAGCGCGTTCGGGGATTGCGTGCCGGAGGGGATGACTATCTGCCCAAGCCTTTTGCGTCGGACGAAATGGCCGCACGCGTCGAGGTCTTGTTGCGGCGCAGCAACCCGGTCAGTGCCGCCAAGACGGTGTTGCAGGTTGCCGATCTGGAACTGAACCTGATCACCCGGGAAGCCTGTCGCGGCGGCGAGCCGCTGATCCTGCTGCCCACGGAGTTCAAACTGCTGGAGTTTCTGATGCGCAACAGTGGGCAGATCATCACGCGAATGATGATCTTCCAGGAAGTCTGGGGCTATCACTTCGATCCGGGCACCAACCTGATCGACGTCCACATCGGCCGCCTGCGCAAAAAGATCGACCAACCCGGCACCGCACAGCTTATTCAGACCGTGCGAGGATCCGGCTATGTCATTGCCGAACCCGTCTAA
- a CDS encoding formate/nitrite transporter family protein — protein MDHEVDGKTPGLSAEEEREIDENQPPRAAVLHETIRMQGDHELERSVAALWWSALAAGLTMGLSLMAMGLLNSRLEGIAGSHVISSLGYSAGFLAVILARQQLFTENTITAVLPVMSKLNLANIGRLLRLWGVVLTGNLVGTLLVAYVMLNLPIFDSSTDKAFLEIGRKVMENDLSQMFSKGIVSGWMIATMVWMIASMENAKIAIIVLITYLMALGDFTHIVVGSAEVSYLVFAGELGWKDFWFAFAAPTLAGNIIGGSFIFALISHAQIRSEKDTTAKMERDRKNKAEKRRLEKEQTLKDADSAAQQEI, from the coding sequence ATGGATCACGAAGTAGACGGCAAGACCCCCGGCCTTTCCGCCGAGGAAGAGCGCGAGATTGACGAAAACCAGCCGCCCCGTGCGGCGGTGTTGCATGAAACCATTCGGATGCAGGGCGACCACGAACTGGAGCGCAGTGTGGCCGCGCTGTGGTGGTCGGCACTGGCTGCAGGCCTGACCATGGGCCTCTCGCTGATGGCGATGGGGCTGCTGAACTCGCGTCTCGAAGGCATCGCCGGCAGCCATGTAATCAGCAGCCTTGGCTATTCGGCAGGGTTTCTCGCGGTGATTCTGGCACGCCAGCAGCTGTTCACGGAAAACACCATCACCGCCGTGCTGCCGGTCATGAGCAAGCTGAACCTGGCCAATATCGGGCGGCTGCTTCGTCTGTGGGGTGTGGTTCTGACCGGCAATCTGGTCGGCACGCTGCTGGTGGCCTACGTCATGCTCAACCTGCCGATTTTCGATAGCAGCACTGACAAGGCGTTTCTGGAGATTGGCCGCAAGGTCATGGAGAACGACCTCAGCCAGATGTTTTCCAAGGGCATTGTCTCCGGCTGGATGATTGCGACCATGGTCTGGATGATTGCCTCGATGGAAAACGCCAAGATAGCAATCATCGTGCTCATCACTTACCTGATGGCGCTGGGCGATTTCACTCACATCGTGGTGGGTTCGGCCGAAGTATCCTATCTTGTATTCGCGGGTGAGCTGGGCTGGAAGGACTTCTGGTTTGCTTTTGCAGCACCTACGCTGGCAGGCAACATCATTGGTGGCAGTTTTATCTTTGCCCTGATCAGCCATGCGCAGATTCGTAGCGAGAAGGACACCACAGCCAAAATGGAACGCGACCGCAAAAACAAGGCGGAAAAACGTCGTCTGGAAAAAGAGCAGACGCTCAAGGACGCGGATTCCGCAGCCCAACAAGAGATATGA
- a CDS encoding sensor histidine kinase, producing MSLPNPSKGWRSSTSRLLALYSSLFVAWSVILLGVLYWEVTSYLDTLARQSLTHRQQLFSRFEGQGLVDALATSMTFDTRSVDAYGLFDQNFRPVAGPITSIPKNLPIDGQIHVLNDCIESDDPGMPQGSCDAIVNRTPDGRWLVLVRENGSLFAVSTLILHALLWGISLTIIPGVAGWHLLRRRPLRRIRAIQASAESIIEGDMAGRLPVSNRRDELDMLAVIVNAMLDRIEKLMNEVKGVCDNIAHDLRTPLTRLRAQLYRIQQQSAPDSTHATQIAQVIGEADTLMARFRGLLRISELEDRQRRSAFIELELQPLLQELHDFYLPLAEEDQITLLLELHDPLPTLVGDRALLFEALTNLLGNAIKFTPSGGIVKISAYTAKDGTTPCIEVQDSGPGIPVAERDAVFQRFYRSENGNEHSGFGLGLSVVAAIVNLHGFTLQIGTSEYGGASLLLECRPVHALA from the coding sequence ATGTCATTGCCGAACCCGTCTAAGGGCTGGCGATCGTCTACAAGCCGATTATTGGCGCTGTACAGTTCTCTGTTCGTGGCCTGGAGCGTGATTCTTCTTGGCGTCCTGTACTGGGAGGTCACGTCCTACCTGGATACCCTCGCCCGCCAGTCGCTCACCCATCGCCAGCAGTTGTTCTCACGCTTCGAGGGTCAGGGTCTGGTGGACGCCCTGGCAACCAGCATGACCTTCGATACACGCTCGGTGGATGCCTACGGCCTGTTCGATCAGAACTTCCGCCCGGTGGCCGGCCCCATCACCAGCATCCCGAAAAACCTGCCGATCGACGGCCAGATTCATGTCCTGAACGACTGCATCGAGTCGGATGATCCGGGGATGCCGCAAGGCAGTTGCGATGCAATCGTCAATCGCACTCCGGATGGCCGCTGGCTGGTGCTGGTTCGCGAGAATGGTTCATTGTTTGCGGTCAGCACACTGATCCTGCACGCCTTGCTGTGGGGTATCTCGCTGACCATTATCCCGGGCGTCGCAGGCTGGCACTTGCTGCGTCGGCGCCCGCTACGGCGCATCAGGGCCATTCAGGCGAGCGCCGAATCGATCATCGAGGGCGACATGGCCGGGCGCCTGCCGGTTTCCAACCGGCGCGACGAACTGGACATGCTGGCGGTGATCGTCAACGCCATGCTCGACCGCATCGAAAAACTCATGAACGAAGTCAAGGGCGTCTGTGACAACATCGCTCACGATCTGCGCACTCCGCTGACACGTCTTCGCGCTCAGTTGTACCGCATTCAGCAGCAATCGGCGCCTGACTCTACCCACGCCACGCAGATCGCTCAGGTGATTGGCGAGGCCGATACGCTCATGGCGCGGTTCAGGGGCCTGCTGCGGATTTCGGAGCTGGAAGACCGTCAACGACGTTCAGCGTTCATCGAGCTTGAGTTGCAGCCGCTACTGCAGGAGTTGCACGATTTTTACCTGCCACTGGCCGAAGAAGACCAGATTACGCTGCTGCTGGAACTGCATGATCCGTTGCCCACTCTGGTGGGTGACCGGGCCCTGCTGTTCGAGGCGTTGACCAATCTGCTGGGTAACGCGATCAAATTCACCCCGTCTGGCGGAATCGTGAAAATCAGTGCCTACACCGCAAAGGACGGCACCACGCCATGCATTGAAGTGCAGGATTCCGGGCCAGGCATCCCGGTCGCCGAGCGTGATGCAGTGTTCCAGCGTTTCTATCGCAGCGAAAACGGCAACGAGCACAGCGGCTTCGGGCTCGGCCTGTCGGTAGTTGCCGCCATCGTCAATCTGCACGGGTTTACCCTGCAGATCGGCACCAGCGAATACGGCGGCGCCAGCCTGCTGCTGGAATGTCGTCCGGTACATGCGCTGGCATGA
- a CDS encoding efflux RND transporter periplasmic adaptor subunit gives MSPPSGNPRPGRALWLFCTLIVVLPGCRDKPVRPVVERPVLYTEIVDQRSASSGRFAGTIQPQYEVALGFRVAGRITTRHAEIGQLVRKGDLLATLDSADQQHQLRARQAELSKAQASWQQARDEHVRYDQLYERGIGSRARVDQLNSDLHAQDAIRQQTGVAVQQASDHVSYTRLTAEFDGLVTGWHAEVGQVIAAGQSVVSLARPESREAVVDLPMGLLAAQNNGRQIRVISQLDEHVTVLAQVRQLAPQIDAGTRTQRVRLALQHTPDSFRLGSTVSVDISGDATVFHELPGSAVLEQDGKAQVWVIDPSTSTLSPRAVQVMARNGSTVQLSGELRAGEKVVIAGVNGMQVGQKVRMQREVSL, from the coding sequence ATGAGCCCGCCATCAGGCAACCCCCGACCGGGACGCGCACTCTGGCTGTTCTGCACCTTGATCGTCGTGCTGCCGGGCTGTCGCGACAAGCCGGTGCGCCCGGTTGTCGAGCGTCCGGTGCTTTACACCGAGATCGTCGATCAGCGCAGCGCCTCCTCCGGCCGCTTCGCCGGGACCATCCAGCCGCAGTACGAAGTGGCACTCGGCTTTCGCGTCGCCGGACGCATAACGACCCGTCATGCCGAAATTGGTCAGCTGGTGCGCAAAGGCGATCTGCTCGCCACCCTCGACTCCGCTGATCAGCAGCATCAGTTGCGCGCCCGGCAGGCCGAACTCAGCAAGGCACAGGCCTCCTGGCAGCAGGCTCGAGACGAGCACGTGCGCTATGACCAGTTGTACGAGCGCGGCATCGGTTCGCGGGCGCGAGTGGATCAATTGAACAGCGACCTTCACGCGCAAGACGCGATCCGCCAACAGACCGGCGTTGCCGTGCAGCAAGCCAGTGATCATGTGTCCTACACCCGATTGACCGCCGAGTTCGACGGTCTGGTGACCGGCTGGCATGCCGAGGTCGGTCAAGTCATTGCAGCCGGCCAGTCGGTGGTCAGCCTGGCCCGACCGGAAAGTCGCGAAGCGGTGGTCGACCTGCCAATGGGGTTGCTCGCCGCGCAGAATAATGGCCGGCAAATCAGGGTGATCTCCCAGCTTGACGAGCACGTCACGGTCCTGGCGCAGGTCCGTCAACTGGCGCCGCAGATTGATGCGGGTACGCGCACCCAGCGCGTGCGTCTGGCGTTGCAGCACACGCCGGACAGCTTCCGGCTGGGTTCGACCGTTAGCGTGGACATCAGCGGCGACGCAACGGTGTTTCACGAGCTGCCCGGCAGCGCCGTGCTGGAACAGGACGGCAAGGCTCAGGTGTGGGTGATAGATCCGTCGACATCGACACTGAGCCCGCGAGCGGTGCAGGTCATGGCGCGCAACGGCTCAACGGTACAGCTGAGTGGCGAACTGCGGGCGGGCGAAAAAGTGGTGATCGCCGGCGTCAACGGCATGCAGGTCGGACAGAAGGTGCGTATGCAACGAGAGGTCAGTTTGTGA